A region from the Spea bombifrons isolate aSpeBom1 chromosome 7, aSpeBom1.2.pri, whole genome shotgun sequence genome encodes:
- the NME3 gene encoding nucleoside diphosphate kinase 3: protein MICLVLTIFAHIFPTAWTGVNERTFLAIKPDGYQRPLVGEIIRRFERKGFRLVAMKMMQASEGLLKEHYIALRDRPFYSRLVKYMGSGPVVAMVWQGLDVVKTARIMLGETNPADSLPGTIRGDFCVDVSRNVIHGSDSADSAQREISLWFRPEELVCWQHNEESWIYE from the exons ATGATCTGCCTGGTGCTGACCATCTTCGCCCACATCTTTCCGACAG CCTGGACCGGCGTTAACGAGCGGACCTTCCTGGCCATCAAGCCCGATGGGTATCAGCGGCCTCTGGTTGGCGAGATCATCCGTCGCTTCGAGAGGAAGGGATTCCGCCTGGTCGCCATGAAGATGATGCAG GCCTCGGAGGGACTGCTGAAAGAACATTACATCGCACTACGGGACAGACCTTTCTACAGCCGCCTTGTCAAGTACATGGGATCTGGGCCTGTAGTTGCTATG GTTTGGCAGGGACTGGACGTGGTAAAGACGGCCCGCATCATGTTGGGAGAGACCAACCCTGCGGACTCCCTTCCGGGCACCATCCGCGGGGATTTCTGTGTGGACGTCAGCAG GAATGTGATACACGGCAGTGATTCTGCAGACAGCGCCCAGCGTGAAATCTCTCTATGGTTCCGGCCGGAGGAGCTCGTCTGCTGGCAGCACAATGAAGAGAGCTGGATTTACGAGTGA
- the MRPS34 gene encoding 28S ribosomal protein S34, mitochondrial: protein MARKKKLGLIAEMARKIRAYRELKNRPRDSQRYALDYENMIRPFTGKRLPVLAWDDVRNEKRLFTLLAGMRSFGVGRMVTRKSWLEVYTEPCYWTITKVKVDYTAEDMDHGKAWGYLTFRGKPETEVQEIPKVMYHDWRLVPRHEESAFKTFTPLPEPDPVRYVPYPPLLRAMILAKWQKEGKPLTELVIDLQKYRFFGKDHFEKERQASEGTAV from the exons ATGGCCAGGAAAAAGAAGCTGGGGCTGATCGCCGAGATGGCCAGGAAGATCCGGGCTTACAGGGAACTGAAGAACCGGCCCCGGGATTCCCAGCGCTATGCTCTGGACTATGAG AACATGATCCGTCCGTTCACCGGAAAGCGGCTGCCGGTTCTTGCGTGGGACGACGTGAGGAATGAAAAGCGTCTGTTCACGTTGCTTGCTGGCATGAGGTCCTTTGGCGTTGGACGAATGGTGACCAGGAAGTCCTGGCTGGAGGTGTACACGGAGCCCTGCTACTGGACTATCACCAAGGTGAAGGTGGACTACACAGCCGAG GACATGGATCATGGAAAAGCTTGGGGTTACTTAACGTTTAGAG GTAAACCCGAGACCGAAGTGCAGGAGATCCCCAAAGTTATGTATCACGACTGGCGCCTTGTCCCACGCCACGAAGAGAGCGCCTTTAAGACGTTTACCCCCCTGCCAGAGCCGGATCCCGTGCGTTACGTCCCCTACCCGCCTCTCCTAAGGGCCATGATATTGGCGAAGTGGCAGAAGGAAGGGAAACCTTTGACCGAGCTGGTGATTGACCTCCAGAAGTACCGCTTTTTTGGCAAAGACCACTTTGAAAAAGAGAGACAAGCCAGCGAGGGGACCGCAGTGTGA
- the EME2 gene encoding probable crossover junction endonuclease EME2 — MEGEQKKSIASSGAGLSPNKLAKRATTWEISDSENEEESGIPQQEEKKSLVIEIETTEFPTDVKESSPRVVENASALVVPEPGGTTPSPIKRMRKKKTPEELVVEKVQAEERQRERELKKQEKEKRKAQEKLEKERRKEAASALKMLRPDQCVKYMTVSMDAGLLEDAGSEDVLEALRSSGYQYSIEPHSVPKSFTWRRDMPVDWTCIEGLELRLGEEDEMLVLVQSKDFLASVSCFAQAVKYSSIGDQDEEALGSLFGISKRHQEKKTTMVVIGLQEYRWCQKLSRRMERQSLEQNDNICESQSESNATKKQIQEAFVFLQLSFEMEVLCLDSWKELGKHVCAVTKSLAQRPFRKHWDDQTFSFCTSAGSWKGWGPRGTLTGLPLSWRRQIQQFNRVSPAMAAAVTEAYPSPQLLMKAYAECATEREKMALLSNLHVLPERNAGDADEAEGSDAPHGDHQPQGRERRIGPDLSRRIWLFMTSPNPEQVLDLNS; from the exons ATGGAAGGAGAACAGAAAAAGAGCATAGCCAGCAGTGGCGCTGGTTTATCCCCAAATAAACTTGCCAAAAGGGCCACTACTTGGGAAATATCTGATTCGGAAAATGAGGAGGAATCAGGAATCCCCCaacaagaagaaaagaagagccTTGTTATCGAGATCGAAACCACAGAGTTCCCAACTGATGTAAAAGAGAGCAGTCCCCGTGTTGTTGAAAATGCATCAGCCTTGGTTGTGCCAGAGCCAGGTGGTACAACACCCAGTCCTATAAaaaggatgaggaagaagaagacCCCGGAAGAGCTGGTGGTGGAAAAAGTCCAAGCTGAGGAGAGGCAAAGAGAGCGAGAACTGAAAAAGcaagagaaggagaaaaggaAGGCTCaggaaaagttagaaaaagagAGACGGAAAGAGGCTGCGTCCGCTCTGAAGATGCTGAGACCCGACCAGTGCGTGAAGTACATGACCGTGAGCATGGATGCGG GACTTCTCGAAGATGCTGGGTCAGAGGATGTACTGGAGGCCCTGAGATCTTCAGGGTATCAGTACTCGATTGAACCTCATTCTGTGCCAAAGAGTTTCACGTGGAGAAGAGATATGCCTGTGGACTGGACGTGTATC GAGGGTCTGGAGTTGAGGCTTGGAGAAGAGGATGAAATGTTGGTTCTAGTCCAGTCCAAAGATTTCCTGGCCAGCGTCTCCTGCTTTGCTCAG GCTGTAAAGTACTCCAGCATCGGAGACCAGGATGAGGAAGCTCTTGGATCTCTTTTCGGAATCTCAAAGCGACACCAAGAAAAGAAAACCACCATGGTCGTTATCGGACTCCAAGAATACAGATG GTGCCAAAAGTTATCGAGGAGGATGGAAAGGCAGTCACTGGAGCAGAATGATAACATCTGTGAGAGCCAATCAGAGAGCAACGCAACCAAGAAACAAATACAGGAG GCCTTTGTGTTTCTGCAACTTTCATTTGAAATGGAGGTGTTGTGCCTGGACTCCTGGAAAGAACTGGGGAAGCACGTGTGCGCCGTGACAAAAAGTTTAGCTCAGCGACCTTTCCG GAAACACTGGGACGACCAGACCTTCTCATTCTGTACATCAGCAGGGAGCTGGAAGGGCTGGGGTCCCCGAGGGACCCTCACAGGGCTGCCTTTATCCTGGAGAAGACAAATCCAGCAGTTTAACAGAGTCAGCCCTGCAATGGCTGCTGCGGTGACAGAGGCCTATCCGTCTCCCCAGCTTCTAATGAAG GCCTACGCCGAATGTGCCACAGAACGTGAGAAAATGGCCTTGCTCTCCAACCTGCACGTTCTACCAGAGCGTAATGCGGGGGACGCAGATGAGGCAGAAGGTTCAGATGCTCCTCACGGAGACCACCAGCCTCAAGGCAGAGAAAGACGCATCGGCCCTGACTTGTCCCGACGCATCTGGCTTTTCATGACATCACCAAATCCAGAGCAGGTGCTGGATTTGAACTCATAG
- the SPSB3 gene encoding SPRY domain-containing SOCS box protein 3 isoform X1, producing MARRPRNSRAWRFVLSGVRRDQEGRAPVLPAGEDAWGYDSDGQVPSERCLSPQHSNSDSDSEVLHLPPSIASAVPVTGESYCDCDSQNDAYCSSLHTFHQIKSCQCGEEDDYFDWVWDDCSKSTATVLSCDDRKVSFHVEYSCGTAAIRGNKVLSEGQHFWEIKMTSPVYGTDMMVGIGTSDVNLDKYRHTFCSLLGKDGESWGLSYTGLLQHKGDKSSFSSRFGQGSIIGVHLDTWHGVLTFYKNRKCIGVAATQLRNKKLFPMVCSTAAKSSMKVIRSCCCRTSLQYLCCARLRQLLPDCVDSLEALPLPPGLKQLLGNKLGWVLQMGTNPAQQSNEDSPAATSCSSDSDSSCLPGMEDCQRKRCRRI from the exons ATGGCACGTCGCCCGCGCAACAGCCGTGCCTGGCGCTTCGTGTTAAGCGGTGTACGCAGAGACCAGGAGGGCCGGGCACCGGTCTTGCCAGCAGGTGAAGATGCGTGGGGTTATGATTCAGATGGCCAG GTTCCTTCTGAAAGATGTCTCTCCCCGCAGCACAGTAACAGCGATTCGGACAGCGAGGTGCTTCACTTGCCGCCCTCTATAGCCAGCGCCGTACCTGTAACTGGCGAATCGTACTGTGATTGTGACAGCCAGAATGATGCCTACTGCTCGAGTTTGCACACCTTCCACCAGATCAAGAGCTGTCAGTGCGGCGAGGAGGATGATT ACTTTGACTGGGTATGGGACGACTGCAGCAAATCTACAGCTACTGTCTTGAGCTGCGACGACCGTAAAGTTAGCTTCCATGTGGAGTATAGCTGCGGCACTGCTGCCATACGAGGAAACAAAGTGCTCTCCGAGGGTCAACATTTTTGGGAGATCAAGATGACATCCCCAGTGTATGGCACAGATATG ATGGTTGGCATTGGCACTTCAGATGTAAACTTGGATAAATATCGTCATACTTTCTGCAGCCTTCTGGGTAAAGATGGAGAAAGCTGGGGGCTCTCCTATACAG gtttacTTCAGCATAAGGGTGACAAAAGCAGCTTTTCATCACGCTTTGGCCAAGGATCGATCATTGGGGTGCATCTAGATACATGGCATGGAGTGCTCACCTTCTACAAAAACAGGAAGTGCATTG GTGTTGCCGCCACACAGCTAAGAAACAAGAAGCTGTTTCCGATGGTTTGCTCCACTGCGGCTAAAAGCAGCATGAAGGTGATACGGTCTTGTTGCTGCCGCACCTCTCTGCAGTACCTTTGCTGTGCGCGCCTGCGCCAACTCCTTCCCGACTGCGTGGACTCTTTGGAAGCCCTGCCGCTACCTCCTGGTCTTAAACAACTGCTGGGCAACAAATTGGGATGGGTGCTTCAGATGGGCACAAATCCAGCTCAACAGAGCAACGAAGACTCCCCGGCCGCCACGTCGTGCAGCAGCGATTCGGACAGCAGCTGCCTGCCAGGCATGGAGGATTGTCAGCGCAAGCGTTGTCGTAGGATTTAA
- the SPSB3 gene encoding SPRY domain-containing SOCS box protein 3 isoform X2 has product MARRPRNSRAWRFVLSGVRRDQEGRAPVLPAGEDAWGYDSDGQHSNSDSDSEVLHLPPSIASAVPVTGESYCDCDSQNDAYCSSLHTFHQIKSCQCGEEDDYFDWVWDDCSKSTATVLSCDDRKVSFHVEYSCGTAAIRGNKVLSEGQHFWEIKMTSPVYGTDMMVGIGTSDVNLDKYRHTFCSLLGKDGESWGLSYTGLLQHKGDKSSFSSRFGQGSIIGVHLDTWHGVLTFYKNRKCIGVAATQLRNKKLFPMVCSTAAKSSMKVIRSCCCRTSLQYLCCARLRQLLPDCVDSLEALPLPPGLKQLLGNKLGWVLQMGTNPAQQSNEDSPAATSCSSDSDSSCLPGMEDCQRKRCRRI; this is encoded by the exons ATGGCACGTCGCCCGCGCAACAGCCGTGCCTGGCGCTTCGTGTTAAGCGGTGTACGCAGAGACCAGGAGGGCCGGGCACCGGTCTTGCCAGCAGGTGAAGATGCGTGGGGTTATGATTCAGATGGCCAG CACAGTAACAGCGATTCGGACAGCGAGGTGCTTCACTTGCCGCCCTCTATAGCCAGCGCCGTACCTGTAACTGGCGAATCGTACTGTGATTGTGACAGCCAGAATGATGCCTACTGCTCGAGTTTGCACACCTTCCACCAGATCAAGAGCTGTCAGTGCGGCGAGGAGGATGATT ACTTTGACTGGGTATGGGACGACTGCAGCAAATCTACAGCTACTGTCTTGAGCTGCGACGACCGTAAAGTTAGCTTCCATGTGGAGTATAGCTGCGGCACTGCTGCCATACGAGGAAACAAAGTGCTCTCCGAGGGTCAACATTTTTGGGAGATCAAGATGACATCCCCAGTGTATGGCACAGATATG ATGGTTGGCATTGGCACTTCAGATGTAAACTTGGATAAATATCGTCATACTTTCTGCAGCCTTCTGGGTAAAGATGGAGAAAGCTGGGGGCTCTCCTATACAG gtttacTTCAGCATAAGGGTGACAAAAGCAGCTTTTCATCACGCTTTGGCCAAGGATCGATCATTGGGGTGCATCTAGATACATGGCATGGAGTGCTCACCTTCTACAAAAACAGGAAGTGCATTG GTGTTGCCGCCACACAGCTAAGAAACAAGAAGCTGTTTCCGATGGTTTGCTCCACTGCGGCTAAAAGCAGCATGAAGGTGATACGGTCTTGTTGCTGCCGCACCTCTCTGCAGTACCTTTGCTGTGCGCGCCTGCGCCAACTCCTTCCCGACTGCGTGGACTCTTTGGAAGCCCTGCCGCTACCTCCTGGTCTTAAACAACTGCTGGGCAACAAATTGGGATGGGTGCTTCAGATGGGCACAAATCCAGCTCAACAGAGCAACGAAGACTCCCCGGCCGCCACGTCGTGCAGCAGCGATTCGGACAGCAGCTGCCTGCCAGGCATGGAGGATTGTCAGCGCAAGCGTTGTCGTAGGATTTAA
- the NUBP2 gene encoding cytosolic Fe-S cluster assembly factor NUBP2 has translation MRKLVGSMDTAQDGENLANVRHIILVLSGKGGVGKSTVSTQIALALRHAGKKVGILDVDLCGPSIPRMLNAQGQDVHQCDSGWVPVYVDQEKTISLMSIGFLLERPDDAVVWRGPKKNAMIKQFISDVAWGELDFLIVDTPPGTSDEHISTVEALRAFKPMGAILVTTPQAVSVGDVRRELTFCKKTGLAVIGIVENMSGFVCPHCTECTNIFSKGGGEELARHAGVPFLGCVPLDPLLCQSLEQGKDFLQEFPKSPVYPAITSIAQHILSKASLSC, from the exons ATGCGGAAGTTGGTGGGCAGCATGGACACAGCGCAGG ATGGTGAGAATCTTGCCAACGTCCGGCATATTATTTTGGTTCTGTCAGGCAAAGGGGGTGTTGGTAAGAGCACCGTATCTACCCAGATTGCCCTGGCCCTGCGCCATGCTGGGAAAAAG GTTGGTATTCTAGATGTGGACCTGTGCGGCCCCAGTATTCCCCGTATGCTGAACGCTCAGGGCCAAGATGTTCATCAGTGTGACAGTGGCTGGGTACCGGTATACGTGGACCAGGAGAAGACCATCTCGCTCATGTCGATCGGCTTCTTGCTGGAGCGGCCAGATGATGCAGTGGTTTGGAGAGGACCCAAGAAGAATG CTATGATAAAGCAGTTCATCAGCGACGTGGCGTGGGGCGAGTTGGATTTTCTTATTGTGGACACTCCGCCGGGGACGTCGGATGAGCACATCTCTACGGTGGAAGCACTACGCGCCTTCAAGCCCATGGGGGCCATTCTGGTCACCACTCCACAG GCTGTATCCGTGGGGGATGTGAGGAGAGAACTGACATTCTGTAAAAAGACGGGACTGGCTGTCATCGGGATTGTGGAAAACATGAGTGGCTTTGTGTGCCCGCACTGCACG GAATGCACAAACATATTTTCCAAAGGCGGCGGTGAGGAGCTGGCACGGCACGCTGGAGTCCCCTTTCTAG GATGTGTCCCACTCGATCCTCTTCTATGCCAGAGTTTGGAGCAGGGCAAGGACTTTCTGCAGGAGTTTCCCAAGAGTCCCGTGTACCCGGCTATCACCAGTATAGCCCAGCATATTCTGAGTAAGGCGTCCTTGAGCTGTTGA
- the BRD9 gene encoding bromodomain-containing protein 9 → MGKKHKKHKSEWRSYDADYSDTLLEKPLKLVLKVGGSEVTELSGSGHDSSFYDDRSDHERDRHKEKKKKKKKKSEKEKDKYLDDEERRRRKEEKKRKREKEHYDSQDETEYFEPVKKVEADSPVHHPVTAPRVQQTETEKNPIQQLLEHFLRQLQQKDPHGFFAFPVTDQIAPGYFMIIKHPMDFSTMKEKIDMNEYKSITEFKADFKLMCDNAMTYNGPETVYYKLAKKLLHTGFKMMSKQAAILGAEEAPVVEPAPEIIVPIPIETTKKHKKPPKEIIPCIFEPEGNACSLTDSTAEEHVLALVEHAADEAHDKINRLLPNSRIGYLKKNPDGSLLYTVVNSDLDGEEEETHPVDLGSLSSKLLPSFTTLGFKDDRRHKVTFLNSTSTSLSLQNNTLFTDLKPDEMELMYAGYGDDTGIQCALSLQEFVKDCSSYAKKMVNDMLDQMTGGDHSKAIYQIKQRRNMQMNLPEDLKVPLLMIKEEPRLHPHCPDPSSKHMMMGEPLRDCNSSALDFIAIKSYSDVSLDMSMLNSLGKVKKELDHDDGHLGLDDHTKLLHDFHDVHADRVGSRLSSNISSLSNSSDRDHHHHLGSPRLGIGEQQDIPDPYEFLESPDPDSTN, encoded by the coding sequence ATGGGCAAGAAACACAAGAAGCATAAGTCTGAATGGAGGTCCTACGATGCCGACTATTCGGACACACTGCTCGAAAAGCCCTTAAAGCTGGTCCTTAAAGTTGGTGGCAGTGAAGTGACCGAGCTGTCAGGATCAGGGCACGATTCCAGCTTCTACGACGATCGTTCGGATCACGAACGCGACCGCCacaaagagaagaagaaaaagaagaagaaaaagtctgaaaagGAGAAAGATAAGTACTTGGATGACGAAGAAAGGAGGAGGCGGAaggaagagaagaagcggaagcGGGAAAAGGAGCATTATGATTCCCAAGACGAAACAGAATATTTTGAACCTGTGAAAAAAGTCGAAGCCGATTCACCCGTTCATCATCCGGTGACGGCGCCTAGGGTGCAGCAAACGGAGacggaaaaaaacccaatacaGCAGCTTCTGGAACATTTCCTCCGCCAGCTGCAGCAGAAGGACCCGCACGGATTCTTTGCCTTCCCTGTTACCGATCAGATTGCGCCCGGCTATTTCATGATCATAAAGCATCCGATGGATTTCAGCACCATGAAAGAAAAGATTGACATGAACGAATACAAATCGATCACGGAGTTCAAGGCCGACTTTAAACTGATGTGCGACAACGCCATGACCTACAACGGCCCGGAAACGGTCTACTATAAGTTGGCCAAGAAGCTGCTTCACACGGGCTTCAAGATGATGAGCAAGCAAGCCGCTATTTTGGGAGCGGAAGAGGCGCCGGTCGTCGAACCTGCTCCGGAAATAATTGTGCCTATTCCGATAGAgactacaaaaaaacacaaaaagcctCCCAAGGAGATTATCCCCTGTATTTTCGAGCCGGAAGGGAACGCCTGCAGTCTGACGGACAGCACCGCGGAAGAACACGTATTGGCTCTCGTTGAACACGCGGCTGATGAAGCCCATGACAAAATCAACAGACTCTTACCAAACTCCCGAATAGGCTACCTAAAAAAGAATCCGGACGGCTCGTTACTCTACACTGTCGTCAACTCCGATCTGGACGGTGAAGAGGAGGAAACTCATCCGGTGGACCTGGGCTCGTTGTCAAGCAAGCTGTTACCTAGTTTTACAACGCTGGGGTTCAAAGATGATCGCAGACACAAGGTCACCTTTCTGAACAGCACCAGCACGTCCCTGTCCTTACAGAATAACACCCTGTTCACGGATCTCAAACCCGATGAGATGGAACTGATGTATGCCGGTTATGGCGACGACACGGGGATACAGTGCGCGCTGAGCCTACAAGAGTTTGTAAAAGACTGCAGCAGTTATGCCAAAAAGATGGTGAACGACATGCTTGATCAGATGACTGGGGGAGATCATTCCAAAGCCATTTATCAGATTAAACAGAGGAGGAACATGCAGATGAACCTCCCTGAAGATCTAAAAGTGCCTCTGTTAATGATCAAAGAGGAGCCCCGATTACATCCTCATTGCCCAGACCCTTCCTCTAAACACATGATGATGGGAGAGCCGCTGAGGGACTGTAACAGCTCAGCTCTTGATTTTATAGCCATAAAGTCATACTCTGATGTGTCCCTTGACATGTCCATGCTGAATTCTTTGGGTAAAGTCAAGAAGGAACTCGACCATGATGATGGTCATCTAGGTTTAGATGACCACACTAAACTGTTGCACGACTTCCACGACGTCCACGCTGACAGGGTCGGATCTCGGCTATCGTCGAATATAAGCTCCTTGTCTAACAGCTCGGACCGAGATCACCATCACCATCTCGGCAGCCCTCGCCTCGGCATTGGGGAACAGCAAGACATTCCTGACCCGTACGAATTCCTTGAGTCTCCAGACCCTGACAGCAccaattaa
- the LOC128502256 gene encoding zinc finger protein 432-like, whose product MTHHDDTSKSCKNTTRRAISSRGDIMHGFPQNLDNVKPWLQQIGQNFGDVDSFAQQVPDGTRTGGFFLLRSDHFDPERDVTDDGKLILGAEALPTVFPNMETSDAQEDDAPLASGGGEAEMFEECIGSDQESEQDRSDGSYVDGSPLMLVTVEEEEFCPNNDYHPKDASTERSIPYISTRLLMVDASTSMEPVPETEDKCCQCPEYELDPETHPWNIHHDQLYRTPYFTPLKYSVPRQASTQRHSLHGWPLQKTDPIIDYVTTYRRSVYNGAEYPPNDTDKKTKLEQELKYELKQSEFHEVAVYFSKEEWDVLKKEQKELYKDVMMGHYQILCSLGLALIKPEVISKIEQGQDPYVSDCWHDEETSQIVSNMGHAYMKPAVITKVESGQEPYTTNHWQIEDGPPIINSINWMTLQGYEGSLYDCPKLQQSLASNASLIRHHADPSMDVSLRFIKREDQFSREPDLSQQPRIRPAKRSFPCPECGKTFSSAIQSLKHQRMHEGSGQFACSQCGKCFKSKSYLTIHERTHTGEKPFLCSECGEGFISMSHLVVHHRTHVGAAQLVCPECGESFARKSELVRHRKLHTGGKPYTCPECGKCFKRKSELISHDKSHGGEKPFACSRCHKVFSRRSHLIVHERTHTGEKPFLCTICGKGFIKNSDVVRHYKTHAEDTPYKCPECGIGFTKNACLLEHLDKHLTPDKEEKSFICAECGEGFASMSDLSAHEAGHADKSYICSECGKCFSDISNLVTHQMHHKGERTFACLECGKCFTKNLYLVRHQRTHSADKSFLCSECGKCFTSKSDLDIHETIHTVEKSFVCSECGKCFSQKANLVTHQRNHKGKKAFACSECGKCFTKSLYLSRHQRIHTGDKSFICSECGKCFTSKADLDIHETIHTAGFLSLHSV is encoded by the exons ATGACACATCACGATGACAC GAGTAAGTCATGCAAGAACACCACCCGGCGGGCAATTAGTTCCAGAGGAGATATAATGCATGGCTTTCCTCAAAACCTCGACAACGTAAAGCCTTGGCTTCAGCAGATCGGACAGAATTTCGGAGACGTCGATTCGTTCGCTCAACAGGTTCCAGATGGAACGAGAACCGGCGGGTTCTTTCTTCTCCGCTCTGACCATTTTGACCCAGAAAGAGACGTCACTGATGATGGCAAATTAATTCTCGGAGCAGAAGCTTTGCCAACCGTATTCCCAAACATGGAGACCTCCGACGCCCAGGAAGATGATGCTCCTTTGGCGTCCGGCGGAGGTGAGGCAGAGATGTTTGAAGAATGTATCGGCTCAGACCAGGAAAGCGAACAGGACCGGTCCGACGGCAGTTACGTGGACGGTAGCCCGCTGATGCTTGTTACTGTAGAGGAGGAAGAATTTTGTCCAAACAATGATTATCACCCGAAAGACGCCAGCACCGAGAGGTCCATTCCCTACATTTCAACGAGACTACTCATGGTTGATGCTTCTACATCCATGGAGCCGGTTCCCGAGACCGAAGACAAATGCTGTCAGTGTCCTGAGTATGAACTGGATCCTGAAACCCATCCTTGGAATATTCACCACGACCAGCTCTACAGAACTCCTTATTTCACTCCATTGAAATATTCGGTTCCCCGCCAGGCGTCCACACAAAGACATTCTCTTCATGGCTGGCCCCTACAGAAAACCGACCCCATCATAGACTATGTGACCACGTACAGGAGATCCGTGTACAACGGTGCCGAGTACCCCCCCAATGACACAGACAAGAAGACCAAATTGGAACAAGAGCTTAAGTATGAGCTG AAACAATCCGAGTTTCATGAAGTCGCAGTTTACTTTTCCAAGGAGGAATGGGACGTCTTGAAGAAAGAACAGAAGGAGCTTTATAAAGATGTTATGATGGGGCATTACCAGATCCTCTGCTCTCTGG gtCTGGCTCTTATAAAACCTGAGGTTATATCCAAGATTGAACAAGGGCAAGATCCTTATGTATCTGATTGCTGGCACGACGAGGAGACGTCTCAAATAGTGAGCAATATGG GACATGCTTATATGAAGCCCGCTGTTATTACAAAGGTTGAAAGCGGACAAGAGCCCTACACAACAAATCACTGGCAAATTGAGGACGGACCTCCTATAATTAACAGTATAA ATTGGATGACGTTACAAGGTTACGAGGGAAGCCTGTATGATTGCCCTAAGTTACAGCAAAGCTTGGCCTCTAACGCAAGCCTCATTCGTCATCACGCCGACCCCAGCATGGATGTCAGTCTGAGGTTTATCAAACGCGAAGACCAGTTCTCTCGCGAGCCCGACCTTTCCCAACAACCGAGGATTCGGCCCGCGAAGAGATCGTTTCCGTGCCCGGAATGCGGAAAGACCTTCTCCTCGGCCATTCAGAGTTTAAAGCACCAGAGGATGCATGAAGGCAGCGGACAGTTCGCTTGCTCGCAATGCGGCAAATGTTTCAAGTCAAAGTCTTACCTCACTATTCACGAAAGGACGCACACAGGTGAGAAGCCATTCCTGTGCTCGGAATGCGGGGAGGGATTCATCAGCATGTCGCATTTGGTTGTACACCACAGGACGCACGTAGGAGCGGCTCAGTTAGTCTGCCCGGAATGCGGGGAATCCTTCGCCCGGAAATCCGAGCTCGTCCGACACCGGAAGCTTCACACGGGAGGGAAACCGTATACGTGCCCTGAATGCGGCAAATGTTTCAAGCGGAAATCCGAGCTCATATCGCACGACAAGAGTCACGGTGGGGAGAAGCCATTCGCGTGTTCTCGGTGCCACAAAGTGTTCAGCAGAAGGTCGCACCTCATCGTCCATGAAAGGACACACACGGGAGAGAAGCCGTTCCTGTGTACGATCTGCGGGAAGGGTTTCATCAAGAATTCTGACGTGGTTCGACACTACAAAACCCACGCTGAGGATACACCTTATAAATGCCCGGAGTGTGGGATCGGATTTACTAAGAACGCGTGTCTATTAGAGCATCTCGATAAGCACCTGACCCCTGACAAAGAAGAGAAGTCATTCATATGTGCAGAATGCGGGGAAGGCTTCGCGAGTATGTCCGACCTATCGGCCCACGAGGCGGGCCACGCGGACAAATCCTACATTTGCTCGGAGTGCGGGAAATGCTTCAGTGACATCTCCAACTTGGTAACTCACCAAATGCACCATAAAGGGGAGAGAACCTTTGCGTGTTTGGAGTGCGGAAAATGTTTCACCAAAAACCTATACCTGGTGAGACATCAAAGGACTCACAGCGCCGACAAATCCTTCCTGTGCTCAGAATGCGGCAAATGTTTCACCAGCAAGTCTGATCTGGACATCCACGAGACCATCCACACCGTGGAAAAATCATTTGTGTGTTCCGAGTGCGGCAAGTGTTTCAGCCAAAAGGCTAACCTCGTCACGCATCAACGGAACCACAAGGGAAAGAAAGCGTTCGCCTGTTCGgagtgcgggaaatgtttcACCAAAAGCCTGTATCTCTCGCGGCACCAGCGGATCCACACGGGGGACAAATCCTTCATATGCTCGGAATGCGGCAAATGCTTTACCAGTAAAGCCGACCTCGACATCCACGAGACCATTCACACAGCCGGTTTTCTCAGTCTGCACTCGGTTTGA